One genomic window of Anaeromicrobium sediminis includes the following:
- a CDS encoding thioredoxin family protein encodes MCSVCHDLLPKVEDMLLPYPEIKSARIEMIKLPEASGKSSIFTAPTILLFVDGKEMIRESRFISVRQLEDKIHRYYSILI; translated from the coding sequence ATGTGTAGTGTTTGTCATGATTTATTACCTAAGGTTGAGGATATGCTCCTTCCCTATCCTGAGATCAAGAGCGCTAGAATAGAAATGATTAAATTACCTGAAGCATCAGGTAAATCTTCGATTTTTACTGCACCTACTATTCTTCTTTTTGTTGATGGAAAGGAAATGATTAGGGAGTCGAGATTTATTAGTGTGAGGCAATTAGAAGATAAGATTCATCGGTACTATAGCATATTGATTTGA
- the panB gene encoding 3-methyl-2-oxobutanoate hydroxymethyltransferase, with amino-acid sequence MSINKFTVSSFLKAKNNDEKISMLTAYDYSMAKILDESGVDSLLVGDSLGMVVLGYENTLQVTIDDMIHHCKAVSRGAKRAMIIGDMPFLSYHVSIEDSVRNAGRLIQEGNAHAVKLEGGKNVIDKVKAIVKAQIPVIGHVGLTPQSVNMFGGFKVQGKGEEQAKEIIEDALLLQEAGVFAIVLEAIPEKLSKIITEKLDIPTIGIGAGKHCDGQVLVTQDMLGMFSDFTPKFVKKYANLSSIIKEATNGYIDEMKSGKFPGKEHGFTIKEEVLEKLY; translated from the coding sequence ATGTCTATAAACAAATTTACAGTAAGTTCATTCTTAAAAGCAAAAAATAATGATGAGAAGATATCAATGTTAACTGCCTATGACTATTCTATGGCGAAGATTCTTGATGAATCTGGTGTGGATAGTCTACTAGTTGGGGATTCCCTTGGGATGGTTGTCCTTGGATATGAAAATACATTGCAGGTAACTATAGATGATATGATACATCATTGCAAGGCAGTTTCTAGGGGAGCAAAAAGAGCAATGATTATAGGAGACATGCCCTTTTTATCTTATCATGTGAGTATTGAAGACAGTGTTAGAAATGCAGGTCGATTGATTCAAGAGGGTAATGCACATGCAGTTAAGCTTGAAGGCGGTAAGAATGTAATAGATAAGGTGAAAGCCATTGTTAAAGCTCAAATTCCGGTTATTGGCCATGTGGGATTGACACCTCAATCTGTTAATATGTTTGGTGGCTTTAAGGTACAAGGAAAGGGTGAGGAACAGGCAAAGGAGATTATTGAAGATGCTTTACTATTACAGGAAGCTGGAGTTTTCGCCATTGTACTTGAGGCTATCCCAGAGAAACTATCAAAGATAATAACTGAAAAATTGGATATACCTACTATAGGTATAGGTGCTGGAAAACACTGTGATGGTCAAGTTTTAGTAACACAGGATATGTTAGGCATGTTCAGTGATTTTACTCCTAAATTTGTTAAGAAGTATGCTAACTTAAGCAGTATCATTAAAGAAGCAACAAATGGTTATATAGATGAAATGAAATCAGGAAAATTCCCTGGTAAAGAGCATGGATTTACCATTAAGGAAGAAGTACTTGAAAAATTATATTAA
- a CDS encoding DUF1492 domain-containing protein: MDIAYRLKCYMEMKKETEEKLAEINATLEEMYEDGEQLGGLLKYWYIDKLDKDEIAEKMEYSRRNIYNLKEKAIRKFAIRIFDIKRFYITILFPHKGS, translated from the coding sequence ATGGATATAGCATATAGATTAAAGTGTTACATGGAAATGAAAAAGGAGACAGAGGAGAAGTTGGCTGAAATAAATGCTACTTTAGAAGAAATGTATGAGGACGGAGAGCAATTAGGGGGGCTACTTAAATATTGGTATATAGACAAGTTAGATAAGGATGAAATAGCGGAAAAAATGGAGTACAGTAGGAGAAACATCTATAATTTAAAGGAGAAGGCTATAAGAAAGTTTGCCATAAGAATATTTGATATAAAAAGATTCTACATAACTATCCTGTTCCCTCACAAAGGCAGTTGA
- the spoVAD gene encoding stage V sporulation protein AD: protein MLKGHQTWVFESKPVILSSAAVGGPFEAQGNLAEDFDILHEDLWLGQDSFEKAEKKMLEEACEKAIEKAGKKKEDIQFFISGDLMNQIISSSFTARTIGAPYLGIFGACSSSMEGLSLASLLVDSKSAEYVVAGACSHNAASEKQFRYPTEYGSQKPPTAQWTVTGAGAVLLGRNGKGPRVTSATIGRVIDMGISDPFNMGAAMAPAAVDTIEAHFRDLNIDPSYYDVIATGDLGQVGHRIAGDLLIKHGLKIPPEIFTDCGILIYKKEQPVMSGGSGCGCSASVTYGHFLNRMRKGELKRILIVATGALMSPMSYQQKESIPCIAHAVSIEI, encoded by the coding sequence ATGCTTAAAGGACATCAAACATGGGTTTTCGAATCTAAACCTGTTATATTATCATCTGCTGCTGTTGGAGGACCTTTTGAGGCTCAAGGAAACCTGGCTGAAGATTTTGATATCCTTCATGAAGATTTATGGTTAGGACAAGATAGCTTTGAAAAGGCAGAAAAAAAGATGTTAGAAGAAGCCTGTGAAAAAGCAATTGAAAAAGCAGGAAAGAAAAAAGAAGATATTCAATTTTTTATTAGTGGAGATTTGATGAATCAGATAATTTCCAGTAGTTTCACAGCTCGAACCATTGGTGCACCTTATTTGGGTATATTTGGCGCTTGTTCAAGTTCAATGGAAGGTTTGTCTCTAGCTTCTTTACTTGTAGATAGCAAATCTGCAGAATATGTTGTAGCTGGAGCATGTAGTCACAATGCAGCATCTGAAAAGCAGTTCAGATACCCAACAGAATATGGTTCTCAAAAACCTCCTACAGCCCAGTGGACTGTAACTGGAGCAGGAGCCGTATTGTTAGGTAGGAATGGTAAAGGTCCACGAGTTACCTCGGCTACTATTGGAAGAGTAATAGATATGGGAATTTCAGATCCTTTTAATATGGGAGCAGCTATGGCTCCAGCAGCTGTTGATACAATAGAGGCTCATTTTAGAGATTTGAATATTGATCCATCTTATTACGATGTGATTGCTACAGGAGATCTGGGGCAAGTTGGACATAGAATTGCTGGTGATTTATTGATAAAACATGGACTTAAAATTCCACCTGAAATATTTACAGATTGTGGAATATTAATATACAAAAAAGAACAGCCTGTTATGTCAGGAGGCAGTGGCTGTGGATGTTCTGCCTCAGTTACATATGGACACTTTTTAAATCGTATGCGAAAAGGTGAATTAAAAAGAATACTAATTGTAGCAACGGGTGCGTTAATGTCACCCATGTCATATCAGCAAAAGGAAAGCATACCGTGTATTGCTCACGCAGTATCTATAGAAATATAG
- the spoVAC gene encoding stage V sporulation protein AC, whose translation MSSKKNKKLTPTQQEYQAFAQAREPKRKILRNSLRAFVAGGIICTIGQGLQWMFIKYFDFTETTAGNPATAVLIIISVLLTGLGVYDKIAQWAGAGTVIPVTGFANTVASAAIEHRSEGFVLGVGGNMFKLAGSVIAYGVFSAFVVALIKITITWLGGM comes from the coding sequence ATGTCAAGTAAAAAAAATAAAAAATTAACACCAACACAACAAGAGTACCAAGCCTTTGCACAAGCTAGAGAGCCAAAGAGAAAAATTTTACGTAATAGTTTGAGAGCATTTGTGGCTGGTGGGATAATCTGTACAATAGGTCAAGGATTACAGTGGATGTTTATCAAGTATTTTGATTTTACAGAAACAACAGCGGGAAATCCTGCTACTGCAGTTTTGATTATAATTTCTGTTTTGCTTACAGGATTAGGTGTGTATGATAAAATCGCTCAATGGGCTGGAGCTGGAACAGTTATTCCAGTCACAGGTTTTGCCAATACAGTAGCCTCTGCCGCTATTGAACATCGAAGTGAAGGATTTGTATTAGGTGTAGGCGGAAATATGTTTAAACTAGCTGGTTCAGTAATCGCTTACGGTGTTTTTTCTGCTTTTGTTGTTGCTCTTATAAAAATTACAATTACATGGTTAGGTGGGATGTAA
- a CDS encoding DUF1657 domain-containing protein — MTTVNKLEQTLAGAKGLAAQLKTFSLDTDNEEAKTMFNQLSSTMESAAQQLQNRVDFVKSEEPQYNQQQ, encoded by the coding sequence ATGACTACAGTAAATAAACTAGAACAAACTTTAGCAGGTGCAAAAGGTCTTGCTGCACAATTAAAAACATTCTCTTTGGATACAGATAATGAAGAAGCTAAAACAATGTTTAATCAATTATCTTCAACAATGGAAAGTGCTGCACAACAGCTTCAAAACAGAGTTGATTTTGTTAAAAGTGAGGAACCTCAATATAATCAACAACAATAA
- a CDS encoding DUF1657 domain-containing protein, with amino-acid sequence MTVSSKIKQTLANLKGTQSTLRLYSIQTLDENTKSTFEEALIGTNEIIKDLEDRLKTLEFEEPQYKGY; translated from the coding sequence ATGACTGTTAGTTCCAAAATAAAACAGACACTGGCTAATTTAAAAGGGACTCAAAGTACCTTAAGGCTTTATTCAATACAAACTTTAGATGAAAATACAAAATCTACTTTTGAAGAAGCGTTAATAGGGACAAATGAAATAATAAAGGATTTAGAAGATCGGCTAAAAACGTTAGAATTTGAAGAACCACAATATAAAGGTTATTAA
- a CDS encoding ribosomal-processing cysteine protease Prp, protein MKRSLKVAIVFFIIISSVIVGCAQSDSKSQDAKQFSNAEIVLSELPAYNGEQYEGVIVKVYVNNENVIYGYEIEGSTGYYKYGEDIVAAGISTIGQNTLNSIKIFTEDKVEEKIDVEYLKCILPNMKNNDGSQEANVLLNSAVLGLYSIQVSYGSEFINVVKVKE, encoded by the coding sequence ATGAAAAGAAGCTTAAAAGTTGCAATTGTTTTTTTTATTATTATTTCATCAGTTATTGTGGGATGCGCTCAAAGTGATTCAAAATCTCAAGATGCAAAACAGTTTTCAAATGCAGAAATTGTTCTCTCCGAATTACCTGCATATAATGGTGAGCAATATGAAGGAGTTATTGTAAAAGTATATGTTAATAATGAAAATGTCATTTATGGTTATGAGATAGAAGGTTCTACGGGCTATTATAAATATGGAGAAGACATTGTTGCTGCAGGAATATCCACAATAGGTCAAAATACTTTAAATTCTATAAAGATATTTACTGAAGATAAAGTAGAAGAAAAAATAGATGTTGAATATTTAAAATGTATCTTACCTAACATGAAGAATAATGATGGAAGTCAAGAAGCAAACGTATTATTAAATTCAGCAGTCCTAGGATTATATTCAATTCAAGTTAGTTATGGTTCAGAATTTATAAATGTAGTAAAAGTTAAAGAATAA
- a CDS encoding BRO family protein produces the protein MIWNDKEVWFHASDVGKVLDLVNKRKVLPNIRDKYKRKFKDSDVTKGYNRNSDTHLNNRGEILIEEI, from the coding sequence ATGATATGGAATGATAAAGAGGTGTGGTTCCATGCTTCTGACGTAGGGAAAGTTTTAGATTTAGTGAATAAAAGAAAAGTATTACCAAACATAAGAGACAAGTATAAAAGAAAGTTCAAAGATTCAGATGTAACTAAAGGTTACAACCGAAATTCTGATACACATTTAAATAATAGAGGTGAGATATTGATAGAAGAAATTTAA
- the panC gene encoding pantoate--beta-alanine ligase, with protein sequence MKTISHINDLRAEIKKEKAKGNSIGLVPTMGFLHEGHLSLIRSAKKENDIVVVSIFVNPTQFNKKDDLDSYPRDLNRDSKLVEAEDADILFIPSVEEMYPNGYSTYLEVEGLITKQLCGKSREGHFKGVTTIVSKLFNMVTPHRAYFGQKDAQQVAVIEKMVRDMNMDIEIVPCPIVREADGLALSSRNALLKENERKEAIILSKSLFAAEKMIIDGERLASKIKSFITENIKTVKDAEIDYVEVVNGKTLENIHIVEGDVLIAVAVKMGKPRLIDNIRLEV encoded by the coding sequence ATGAAAACAATAAGCCATATAAATGATCTTAGGGCAGAAATAAAAAAAGAAAAAGCCAAAGGAAATTCAATAGGACTTGTTCCAACCATGGGATTTTTACATGAGGGTCATTTGTCTTTAATAAGGAGTGCAAAAAAAGAAAACGATATTGTAGTTGTAAGTATTTTTGTTAATCCAACTCAGTTTAATAAGAAGGATGACTTAGATAGTTATCCTAGAGACTTAAATAGGGACAGTAAATTAGTTGAGGCTGAAGATGCAGATATATTATTTATACCATCAGTAGAGGAAATGTATCCAAATGGATACAGCACTTATTTGGAAGTGGAAGGCTTAATTACAAAACAATTATGTGGTAAGTCAAGGGAAGGACACTTTAAAGGGGTTACAACTATTGTATCAAAGTTATTTAATATGGTAACGCCTCATCGTGCATATTTTGGTCAGAAGGATGCACAACAGGTTGCAGTTATAGAGAAAATGGTAAGGGATATGAATATGGATATAGAGATTGTACCATGCCCAATTGTAAGAGAAGCAGATGGATTGGCACTTAGTTCTAGAAATGCTTTACTAAAGGAGAATGAAAGGAAAGAGGCAATTATTCTTTCAAAATCTCTATTTGCTGCAGAGAAAATGATAATAGATGGAGAAAGATTAGCTTCAAAGATTAAATCCTTTATCACGGAGAATATAAAAACAGTAAAAGATGCTGAGATAGATTATGTAGAAGTTGTTAATGGAAAGACTTTAGAAAATATTCATATAGTTGAAGGTGATGTATTAATCGCAGTTGCTGTTAAAATGGGCAAGCCTAGATTAATTGATAATATAAGGTTGGAGGTATAA
- a CDS encoding alpha/beta-type small acid-soluble spore protein has protein sequence MVKGPIDQNAIKALSQMKYEIANELGITNDPSNNKGTLSSGSNVFFGGYVGGQMTRKLVEMAEKQLINKK, from the coding sequence ATGGTTAAAGGTCCAATAGACCAAAATGCAATAAAGGCATTAAGTCAAATGAAATATGAAATTGCAAATGAATTAGGAATAACCAATGACCCTTCTAATAATAAAGGCACCTTATCATCTGGTAGCAATGTATTTTTTGGAGGCTATGTTGGTGGGCAAATGACAAGAAAATTGGTAGAAATGGCTGAAAAACAGTTGATAAATAAAAAGTAA
- a CDS encoding DUF421 domain-containing protein has protein sequence MKNWVQILLRSIGLFFITFASIRIMGKRQIAKMTAFQFVHYTVIAILAALISVNMIENLAFGLIALFIWILLPIALDYLSLKSKWIHDLVNGKETILVKQGKVMEENLSQVRLTGEELLRELRSNNAFNLADVEFAVMESTGEINILLKSEKQPVTSYDLGKKVSPQSEPQTVILDGNILDEPLSNRGLNQGWLTTQLKALGISLDNVFIAQVDSSGDLYIDLFDDSLQISQPKVKELLYANLEKSQADLLSFSLETDNKKAKAMYSNNADKLEKIIKKLEPYLLH, from the coding sequence ATGAAAAACTGGGTTCAAATACTTTTAAGATCCATAGGGTTATTTTTTATAACTTTTGCTTCTATCAGAATAATGGGCAAAAGACAAATAGCTAAAATGACAGCTTTTCAATTTGTTCACTATACTGTTATTGCTATTTTAGCTGCTTTAATTTCTGTAAATATGATTGAAAATTTAGCATTTGGATTAATAGCCCTGTTTATTTGGATTTTACTGCCTATTGCATTAGATTATTTATCATTAAAGAGCAAATGGATCCATGACCTAGTTAATGGAAAGGAAACAATTTTAGTAAAGCAAGGAAAGGTTATGGAAGAAAACTTAAGTCAAGTAAGGCTCACAGGAGAAGAACTTTTAAGGGAACTACGTTCTAATAATGCTTTTAATTTAGCAGATGTTGAATTTGCTGTAATGGAATCAACAGGAGAAATAAATATACTATTAAAATCAGAGAAACAACCTGTTACCTCTTATGATTTAGGAAAAAAAGTATCACCTCAAAGTGAACCACAAACAGTAATTTTAGATGGAAATATACTTGATGAACCCCTAAGTAATAGGGGACTTAATCAAGGTTGGCTAACAACACAATTAAAGGCTTTAGGGATTTCTTTAGACAATGTGTTTATAGCCCAAGTAGATTCTTCTGGTGATTTATACATAGATCTATTTGATGATTCTTTACAAATTTCTCAGCCTAAAGTAAAAGAACTGCTCTATGCCAATCTTGAAAAAAGTCAAGCTGATCTTCTTTCATTTTCTCTAGAAACAGATAATAAGAAAGCAAAAGCCATGTATTCAAATAATGCAGATAAACTTGAAAAAATTATAAAAAAACTAGAACCTTATTTATTACATTAG
- a CDS encoding phosphatase PAP2 family protein gives MLQLLNELDKNIVIYIHNNIQIHSLNSPMAFITKISDYGFIWMILICILMASKKYRKIGYIVAFSFLLSRIEVHAIKELVKRPRPFIEITYLNIYISKPTSSSFPSGHAISSFATIGVLVNMISNKCYKLILIFTAFLISISRLYLMVHYPSDLIVGILLGLLSSRITLRVFKI, from the coding sequence ATGCTTCAATTACTTAATGAACTTGATAAAAACATAGTTATATATATACATAACAATATTCAAATCCATTCATTAAATTCTCCTATGGCATTCATCACTAAAATAAGTGATTATGGTTTTATTTGGATGATTTTAATTTGCATTTTGATGGCTTCTAAAAAATATAGAAAAATTGGTTATATTGTAGCCTTCTCTTTTTTACTTTCCAGAATTGAAGTTCATGCAATAAAAGAACTTGTAAAACGTCCAAGACCTTTTATTGAAATTACATATTTAAATATATATATTTCCAAACCAACTTCATCCTCTTTTCCTTCAGGTCATGCAATTTCATCCTTTGCTACAATAGGTGTTTTAGTCAATATGATAAGTAATAAATGTTACAAACTTATACTCATATTTACAGCTTTTTTAATTTCTATTTCTAGATTATATTTAATGGTACATTATCCATCAGATCTAATAGTTGGAATTTTATTAGGTCTTCTTTCCTCAAGAATTACTCTTAGAGTATTCAAAATATAA
- the panD gene encoding aspartate 1-decarboxylase, which translates to MMLNMYKGKIHRATVTEANLNYVGSITIDKTLMDAAGILPGERVQIVNNNNGARLETYVIEGAPDSGVICLNGAAARLVQAGDNVIIIAYCWIDEEEAKIMKPKVVFVDGDNKIVEKSECEIHGQIK; encoded by the coding sequence ATGATGTTAAATATGTACAAGGGAAAAATACACAGAGCAACAGTAACTGAGGCTAACTTAAATTATGTAGGAAGTATTACAATAGATAAGACATTAATGGATGCAGCAGGTATATTACCAGGAGAACGTGTACAAATTGTAAACAATAATAATGGTGCAAGATTAGAAACTTATGTAATTGAAGGAGCTCCAGATAGTGGAGTTATCTGTCTAAATGGCGCAGCTGCTAGATTGGTACAAGCAGGAGATAATGTAATAATTATAGCCTATTGTTGGATTGATGAAGAAGAAGCTAAAATTATGAAACCAAAGGTTGTATTTGTTGATGGAGATAACAAAATTGTTGAGAAAAGTGAATGTGAGATACACGGACAAATAAAATAA
- a CDS encoding VOC family protein — translation MKQSIVHIALVVRDYDEAIEFYTKKLNFTLIEDTYQPEQDKRWVVVSPPGSVGTTILLARASKSEQESFIGNQTGGRVFLFLNTDDFWRDYNDMVSKGIEFVRDPKKESYGMVAVFKDLYGNLWDLLQLNEDHPISKRMG, via the coding sequence ATGAAACAATCAATTGTACATATAGCTCTAGTCGTTAGAGACTATGATGAAGCTATAGAGTTTTACACGAAGAAGCTCAATTTCACATTGATAGAAGATACATATCAACCTGAGCAAGATAAACGTTGGGTGGTAGTATCTCCTCCTGGATCAGTGGGTACAACCATTTTACTAGCTAGAGCCTCAAAATCTGAACAAGAATCTTTCATTGGTAATCAGACTGGTGGTAGAGTATTTCTATTTCTTAATACTGATGATTTCTGGAGAGACTACAATGATATGGTTTCTAAGGGAATAGAATTTGTGAGAGATCCTAAGAAGGAGTCATACGGCATGGTAGCTGTTTTCAAAGACTTATACGGAAATCTATGGGATTTACTTCAGCTGAATGAAGATCATCCTATTTCCAAGAGAATGGGATAG
- the spoVAE gene encoding stage V sporulation protein AE — MEKFIWSFIVGGAICVIAQLMMDIFRLTPAHTTSTLVVVGAILGGLGLYEPLIKFAGAGASVPISSFGNALVKGALAEAERNGVIGVLTGIFEVTSAGVSAAIIFGFMGALVFKPKG, encoded by the coding sequence TTGGAAAAATTTATTTGGTCCTTTATTGTTGGTGGAGCAATATGTGTAATAGCACAACTAATGATGGATATATTCAGGCTTACTCCGGCTCATACAACAAGTACCTTAGTCGTAGTAGGAGCCATACTAGGAGGACTTGGTTTATATGAGCCATTAATAAAATTCGCAGGCGCAGGCGCATCTGTACCAATAAGTAGTTTTGGCAACGCTCTAGTAAAAGGTGCATTAGCAGAAGCGGAGAGAAATGGAGTCATTGGGGTACTCACAGGAATTTTTGAAGTAACCAGTGCAGGTGTTTCTGCTGCGATAATCTTTGGATTTATGGGAGCATTAGTATTTAAACCTAAAGGTTAA
- a CDS encoding S-layer homology domain-containing protein: MKTFKIKTVQIIMITILICSAFINIGFAEEIIIKDLNLSSNYAKESIITLSEMDIINGDQNGNFKPYKPVTRSEIITMIVKVLEIDTNNLPDNATFKDVPKDHWAFKYVEAAYREGIIRGLSADEFGRDKECTREQMATMFINALGLTEKQELEHVNNLNDKEQVSDWAKDKVEITLATGLMSGVGANTFAPKGYAKREQVAVVMDKFIKNKEKILEQFRNKDSKKELQVYFNGDKIKFDIEPVIEDGVILVPISFFDKYLFASFHSSYFDKIGSVFMERPQSPPNNEYKNIMFKSDYNNAYKNIQGDPYENEAEYKDKLIVLEATPKKVNGTILVPFKQISEFFGMEYYMDKPKNIVYLRDDNAPTHPSLYFTLRKYVYFPYKGEMSSNMNLNVRGRGTGDYSNVRYNEYYKINEENFESTINLAIDGSDPNQESIEKTYGVILLNKILYVKDFDEGTWIEQEANGVIPEDSEAQGIVIDRNLYIDYKDYSITNEGEVEIDGLTTTKYVIKLDNDQIKSLMIEGNYGYLKPILEEVYDNNIKYIIEIYINDKHEIVKEVFAFNGVIEDETEKIDVNMLINVDFKNIGKEIEITAPNKSEIQVSH, encoded by the coding sequence ATGAAGACGTTTAAAATAAAAACTGTCCAAATCATTATGATAACAATATTAATATGTTCTGCATTTATTAATATTGGATTTGCTGAAGAAATAATTATTAAAGATCTAAATTTAAGCTCTAACTATGCAAAGGAGTCAATAATCACTTTATCAGAAATGGATATTATTAATGGTGATCAAAATGGAAATTTTAAGCCTTATAAACCTGTTACTCGTTCAGAAATCATAACAATGATTGTTAAAGTCTTAGAGATTGATACAAATAATTTACCAGACAATGCGACTTTCAAGGATGTACCTAAAGATCACTGGGCCTTTAAGTACGTTGAGGCAGCATATAGAGAGGGTATTATAAGAGGGTTATCAGCTGATGAATTTGGAAGAGATAAAGAATGTACTCGTGAACAAATGGCTACAATGTTTATTAATGCTTTAGGTTTAACAGAAAAGCAAGAATTAGAGCATGTAAACAATCTTAATGATAAGGAACAAGTATCAGATTGGGCCAAAGATAAAGTAGAAATTACTCTAGCTACTGGACTTATGAGTGGAGTGGGAGCTAATACTTTTGCTCCTAAAGGATATGCTAAAAGGGAACAAGTAGCAGTAGTAATGGATAAATTCATAAAGAATAAGGAAAAAATACTAGAACAATTTAGAAATAAAGATTCAAAGAAAGAGCTACAAGTCTATTTTAATGGAGATAAGATAAAATTTGATATTGAACCTGTTATTGAAGATGGCGTTATTTTAGTTCCCATAAGCTTTTTTGATAAGTATTTATTTGCAAGTTTCCATTCTTCATATTTTGATAAAATTGGATCAGTGTTCATGGAAAGACCTCAAAGTCCTCCTAATAATGAGTATAAAAATATTATGTTTAAATCTGATTATAATAATGCTTATAAGAATATACAAGGGGATCCATATGAAAATGAAGCAGAGTATAAGGATAAGCTAATAGTATTAGAAGCCACACCTAAAAAAGTTAATGGGACGATTCTAGTTCCTTTTAAACAAATAAGTGAATTCTTTGGAATGGAATATTATATGGACAAGCCAAAGAATATAGTTTATTTGAGAGATGACAATGCTCCAACACATCCTAGTCTTTATTTTACCTTAAGAAAATATGTATATTTCCCTTATAAAGGTGAAATGAGTTCTAATATGAACTTGAATGTTCGAGGTAGAGGAACTGGTGATTACTCAAATGTACGTTATAATGAATATTATAAAATTAATGAAGAAAACTTTGAAAGCACCATTAATCTAGCTATAGATGGTTCAGACCCAAATCAAGAGTCTATTGAAAAGACGTATGGAGTAATATTGTTAAATAAAATACTTTATGTTAAGGATTTTGATGAGGGGACATGGATAGAACAGGAAGCGAATGGAGTTATACCAGAGGATAGTGAAGCTCAAGGGATTGTTATAGATAGAAATCTTTATATAGATTATAAAGACTATTCTATTACAAATGAAGGTGAAGTAGAAATAGATGGTTTAACTACAACTAAATACGTTATAAAATTAGATAATGATCAGATTAAATCTCTAATGATAGAAGGAAATTATGGATATCTAAAGCCAATTTTAGAAGAAGTTTATGATAATAATATTAAATATATAATAGAAATTTATATTAATGACAAGCACGAAATAGTAAAAGAGGTTTTTGCTTTTAATGGAGTTATTGAAGATGAGACAGAAAAAATAGATGTAAATATGTTAATAAATGTTGATTTTAAAAATATTGGAAAAGAAATAGAAATAACAGCTCCTAATAAATCTGAGATTCAAGTTTCTCATTAA